From Rubripirellula reticaptiva, the proteins below share one genomic window:
- a CDS encoding sialate O-acetylesterase has protein sequence MLNPDLRTSQTRGLASVLAVVLSVFSCVAVSAADLHLHPLFTDHGVIQQNQQVPVWGTTKPRQTVAVEFAGQSVSAVSDEAGKWMAYLKPIAANAAGQDLRVHCGDESVTVADLLVGEVWLCSGQSNMAAPVRNSTDYATIQAEIAAKDSFSTLRLFRVPVKGSDEPLDRVNAQWSKVDEATASAFSAAAFYFGRALNRDRNVPVGLIQSANGGTNAYSWINSATYNSDPVAEVTRIHWDAIVRNGDKSLEKFETQKKAWAAKQRAAKIAKKPVQGQAPREPLHRDHVKRPSGHYNAMIAPLQPYAIAGAIWYQGEANSRPPFCSQYKDLMLALVEDWRADWYTASGLSTDQSRDDFPFYLVQLPNYANGHPEGWPIIREQMLCFWQEGKNTGMVTTIDVGDPKDIHPRNKMPVGQRLALFARGNEYGEEIVYSGPVFNSVKIDGNRATVSFDHIGSGLVSLDGKPLRHFQVAGNDLSFVDADAAIENNSVVVSSPQVASIKHVRYAWSNNPENPNLVNQEGLVASPFRSDDTQLAIE, from the coding sequence ATGTTGAATCCAGATCTTCGAACCAGCCAGACTCGCGGCTTAGCCAGCGTTTTGGCAGTTGTCTTATCCGTGTTCAGTTGTGTCGCGGTTTCAGCCGCCGACTTGCATTTGCATCCGCTCTTTACGGACCACGGCGTTATTCAGCAGAACCAGCAAGTTCCTGTTTGGGGAACGACAAAGCCAAGGCAAACGGTTGCCGTCGAGTTTGCGGGGCAAAGTGTGTCGGCGGTCAGTGACGAAGCGGGCAAGTGGATGGCGTATTTGAAACCGATCGCCGCGAATGCCGCCGGACAAGATTTGCGTGTTCACTGCGGTGACGAATCGGTAACGGTTGCGGATCTTTTGGTCGGTGAAGTTTGGTTGTGTTCAGGCCAGTCCAACATGGCTGCCCCGGTTCGCAATTCGACAGACTATGCAACCATCCAGGCAGAGATCGCGGCAAAGGATTCGTTCAGCACGCTGCGACTGTTTCGCGTTCCGGTCAAAGGTTCGGACGAGCCGCTCGACCGCGTCAACGCACAGTGGAGCAAGGTCGACGAGGCGACTGCGTCGGCTTTTTCCGCGGCAGCTTTCTACTTTGGCCGAGCACTCAATCGCGATCGCAACGTTCCCGTTGGCTTGATTCAGTCCGCCAACGGCGGGACCAATGCCTACTCGTGGATCAATTCCGCCACCTACAATAGCGACCCCGTAGCCGAAGTGACGCGGATCCACTGGGATGCGATCGTTCGTAACGGTGACAAGAGTCTCGAGAAGTTCGAAACGCAAAAGAAAGCTTGGGCGGCAAAGCAGCGGGCGGCGAAAATCGCGAAGAAACCTGTGCAAGGACAAGCTCCCAGAGAACCGCTGCATCGTGATCACGTGAAACGACCATCCGGTCACTACAACGCCATGATCGCGCCACTGCAACCGTACGCCATCGCGGGTGCGATCTGGTATCAAGGCGAAGCAAACTCTCGCCCACCGTTTTGTTCCCAGTACAAAGACCTGATGCTCGCCTTGGTCGAAGACTGGCGAGCCGATTGGTACACAGCGAGCGGCTTATCGACCGATCAATCGCGAGACGACTTCCCCTTCTATCTTGTGCAACTTCCGAACTATGCCAACGGGCATCCGGAGGGTTGGCCAATCATTCGGGAACAGATGCTTTGTTTTTGGCAGGAAGGCAAAAACACGGGAATGGTCACGACGATCGACGTGGGCGACCCCAAGGACATTCATCCTCGAAATAAAATGCCAGTGGGACAACGGCTCGCCCTGTTCGCCCGAGGCAACGAATATGGCGAAGAGATCGTCTATTCAGGTCCGGTATTCAATTCCGTCAAGATTGACGGTAATCGAGCGACGGTTTCTTTTGACCACATCGGCAGTGGCCTGGTATCGCTCGACGGAAAACCACTGCGTCATTTTCAAGTCGCTGGCAATGATCTTTCGTTCGTCGATGCAGATGCGGCGATCGAAAACAATTCAGTCGTTGTTTCCTCGCCGCAGGTCGCCTCAATCAAGCACGTTCGCTATGCGTGGTCCAACAATCCAGAAAACCCAAATCTTGTAAATCAAGAAGGACTGGTGGCCAGCCCCTTTCGAAGCGATGACACCCAGCTCGCGATCGAGTGA
- a CDS encoding ThuA domain-containing protein: protein MKPAFTTLFLFAIVCSTLFAKNLHAETKTIVLMAGKPSHPPRMHEFNAGVQLLADSLTEVDGIQVEVITNGWPVDESVLENADAIVFYMDGGGRHEVVQENGRRMKLVDKLAKKGVGLGFMHYGVEILKEDASAEFKRWIGGHYENMHSCNPIWEPYFAVLPDHPITNGVKPFKANDEWYFNMRFVDDITGNEPAEIEGMKFQPILVATPSDTVRNGPYVHPKGPYQHIQASQGRAEAMMWTVERPDGGRGFGFTGGHFHDNWGNENYRKVVLNALLWAVKAEVPENGVESSVTQEQLDANLDPKKPKKKPAAMKKAS from the coding sequence ATGAAACCAGCGTTCACCACTCTGTTCCTGTTTGCCATTGTGTGCAGCACTCTGTTCGCAAAAAACCTGCACGCCGAGACTAAAACGATCGTGTTGATGGCGGGCAAACCGTCACACCCACCGCGGATGCATGAATTCAACGCGGGTGTCCAACTTTTGGCCGATTCGTTGACAGAAGTCGATGGAATCCAAGTCGAGGTGATTACGAACGGTTGGCCCGTTGACGAATCGGTTTTGGAAAACGCCGATGCGATCGTGTTTTACATGGATGGCGGCGGAAGACATGAAGTGGTTCAAGAGAACGGTCGCCGCATGAAGCTGGTCGACAAATTGGCAAAGAAGGGTGTCGGTCTGGGGTTCATGCATTACGGCGTCGAGATCTTGAAAGAAGACGCTAGTGCTGAATTCAAACGCTGGATCGGGGGCCACTATGAGAACATGCACAGTTGCAACCCGATCTGGGAACCATACTTCGCCGTTCTTCCCGATCACCCGATCACCAATGGAGTCAAGCCATTCAAGGCGAACGACGAATGGTATTTCAACATGCGATTTGTCGATGACATCACGGGCAACGAACCTGCCGAAATCGAAGGCATGAAGTTTCAACCAATCCTGGTTGCGACTCCGTCCGATACCGTTCGCAACGGCCCATACGTTCATCCCAAAGGCCCCTACCAACACATTCAAGCATCACAGGGCCGGGCCGAGGCAATGATGTGGACGGTCGAGCGACCCGATGGTGGACGTGGATTTGGATTCACCGGCGGCCACTTCCACGACAACTGGGGCAATGAAAACTACCGCAAGGTCGTGCTCAATGCGTTGTTGTGGGCAGTCAAAGCAGAGGTGCCAGAAAACGGAGTCGAGTCGTCGGTAACGCAGGAACAGTTGGACGCCAACCTGGATCCGAAGAAGCCAAAGAAAAAGCCAGCAGCGATGAAGAAGGCTTCGTAG
- a CDS encoding family 43 glycosylhydrolase yields the protein MIQRISVLIFSLFLVCRSISAQEIVDTWKYTLRKPADGWRASDFDDAAWTEGSGGFGVQDTPGSRVGTTWSTNSIWLRKSFDLAKVPAKPALLIHHDEDVEVYLNGKSVATLKGFTSDYQVVPIPAGKQAAIKSGSNLMAVHCSQKTGGQFIDVHLVDADNVPTLPETQRSTKPFVSDLITEWGDEVTAENAWTEYPRPQMKRDNWKNLNGNWDYAVTSIKEGEVPSKWNGKILVPFSLESKLSGVQRLLDATEALWYHRTFDATTQDGQRWLLNFEAVDYQCEVFVNGKTVGKHVGGNTPFSFDVTDALEDGENALMVRVEDATEAWQLRGKQVINARGIWYTQVSGIWQTVWMEQVPANHLNDVKVSTDAKNGSITVKPIATDRGMATVVVKDGEKVVAESSGSDAITVAVPDAKLWTPESPHLYNVELTWRDDSGKVIDRVASYAGIRDVGKVQDADGNWRFTLNGEIIFHWGPLDQGWWPDGLLTPPSDEAMLFDIEWLKSAGFNMIRKHIKVEPRRYYYHCDRLGMMVWQDQVSGGKGRNQGWPEWTRLKPDPVDAKWPPMQHKQFMTEFEEMIGSLENHPSIMVWTPFNEAWGQHQTIEVGDWTSQRDPSRIVNVASGGNFWPAGDIVDEHRYPHPGFPFELNSNGRFDDFIKVIGEFGGHGFPVNEHLWDANRRNWGYGDIPKDEAEYKSRYVTSINMLNDLRQQGIAAGVYTQTTDVEGEINGLMTYDRKVIKIPADELAKLHEPLFQKQPKVESATKAAKADQFPNSAFVEQKTDRKPGPVMDAATIRAGLKAHDRALYIKSGWIRDPYITFGPDGFYYLTGTQPNEGDPREAINPYNIGLGDESIVGNQIRVYRSKDLTKWESLGTVFSTSDLLKQENRNNSPNAKRIWAPEVHWMPNLAGTGRWALVHCPKQVSSLALSPGKDLSGPWTHSMQGAMGERHDPSLFTDDDGSVWMLWGNTFVAPLNEDLSKYTGKPVRIDPSDTRPGPDGELIRRIGHEGATMIKVGGKYVHLGTAWSTDQGRKGSYNLYYSVADNITGPYGPRRFAGRFLGHGTPFQDKDGKWWCTAFFNANVPPLPREGIEQRDIGDNAQTINEQGVTIVPLDVRVLENGEVFIRAKDPAYATPGPDEAQKFSS from the coding sequence ATGATCCAACGAATTTCAGTCTTGATTTTCTCTCTCTTTCTGGTGTGCCGTTCAATTTCCGCTCAGGAAATCGTCGACACATGGAAATATACACTCCGTAAACCGGCAGATGGCTGGCGAGCGTCAGACTTTGACGACGCCGCTTGGACAGAGGGAAGCGGCGGATTCGGCGTCCAGGATACGCCGGGATCGCGAGTCGGTACCACTTGGTCAACGAATAGTATCTGGTTACGGAAGTCGTTTGATCTTGCAAAAGTCCCTGCAAAACCAGCGTTGCTTATTCACCACGATGAGGACGTCGAGGTCTATCTGAACGGCAAGAGTGTCGCGACATTGAAAGGATTCACATCCGACTACCAAGTTGTGCCGATTCCCGCTGGCAAGCAGGCAGCGATCAAGTCCGGCAGCAACCTAATGGCAGTTCACTGCAGCCAAAAAACCGGTGGCCAGTTCATCGACGTTCACTTGGTTGACGCTGATAACGTGCCGACGCTGCCTGAGACACAGCGCAGTACGAAACCATTTGTATCGGACTTGATCACCGAGTGGGGTGACGAGGTCACCGCGGAGAATGCTTGGACGGAATATCCGCGTCCGCAGATGAAGCGTGATAACTGGAAAAACCTGAACGGCAACTGGGATTACGCAGTCACCTCGATCAAGGAAGGCGAAGTTCCGTCAAAGTGGAACGGAAAGATTTTGGTTCCCTTTAGTTTGGAATCGAAGCTCAGCGGCGTGCAGCGTTTGCTCGATGCCACCGAAGCGCTTTGGTACCACCGCACGTTCGATGCGACGACACAGGATGGTCAGCGCTGGTTGCTGAATTTCGAAGCGGTCGACTATCAATGCGAAGTTTTCGTCAACGGAAAAACCGTCGGCAAGCATGTTGGTGGCAATACTCCGTTTTCGTTCGACGTGACCGATGCGCTGGAAGACGGCGAAAACGCCTTGATGGTTCGCGTGGAAGACGCAACGGAGGCATGGCAACTTCGCGGCAAGCAAGTCATCAATGCTCGCGGCATATGGTACACGCAGGTTTCAGGAATTTGGCAGACGGTGTGGATGGAACAAGTGCCCGCCAATCACTTGAACGACGTCAAAGTTTCGACCGATGCAAAGAACGGCAGCATCACCGTCAAGCCAATCGCAACGGATCGGGGCATGGCAACGGTAGTTGTGAAAGACGGCGAGAAGGTAGTTGCCGAATCGTCCGGTTCGGATGCAATTACCGTCGCCGTACCGGATGCAAAGTTGTGGACGCCCGAATCACCGCATCTTTACAACGTCGAACTGACATGGCGTGATGATTCCGGCAAAGTAATCGATCGCGTCGCGTCCTACGCCGGTATTCGTGATGTCGGCAAAGTCCAAGACGCCGACGGCAATTGGCGATTCACGCTCAACGGCGAAATCATCTTCCACTGGGGGCCACTTGATCAAGGTTGGTGGCCGGACGGACTGCTGACCCCGCCATCGGACGAAGCGATGCTATTCGATATCGAGTGGCTCAAGAGTGCTGGTTTCAACATGATTCGCAAACACATCAAGGTCGAACCGCGACGCTACTACTACCACTGCGATCGGTTGGGGATGATGGTTTGGCAGGACCAAGTCAGTGGTGGAAAAGGACGCAATCAAGGTTGGCCCGAGTGGACTCGGTTGAAGCCCGATCCGGTTGATGCCAAGTGGCCACCAATGCAGCACAAACAGTTCATGACAGAATTTGAGGAGATGATTGGCTCGCTTGAGAATCATCCATCGATCATGGTTTGGACGCCATTTAATGAAGCGTGGGGCCAACATCAAACGATCGAAGTCGGCGATTGGACTTCCCAACGCGACCCTTCGCGTATCGTCAATGTCGCCAGCGGCGGTAACTTCTGGCCGGCTGGTGACATCGTCGACGAACATCGTTACCCACATCCGGGATTTCCGTTTGAACTGAATTCCAACGGTCGCTTCGATGACTTCATCAAAGTGATCGGCGAATTTGGCGGCCATGGTTTTCCGGTGAACGAACACCTTTGGGATGCCAATCGTCGCAACTGGGGTTACGGTGACATTCCCAAAGACGAAGCCGAGTACAAATCTCGTTACGTCACGTCCATCAATATGCTGAACGATCTGCGGCAGCAAGGCATCGCGGCGGGCGTCTATACGCAGACCACCGACGTCGAAGGCGAGATCAATGGTTTGATGACCTACGACCGAAAGGTCATCAAGATTCCGGCTGACGAACTAGCAAAACTGCACGAACCGTTATTCCAGAAACAACCGAAGGTTGAATCTGCCACCAAGGCCGCGAAGGCTGATCAGTTTCCTAATTCTGCGTTTGTTGAACAAAAGACAGATCGCAAGCCGGGACCTGTGATGGATGCCGCGACGATTCGGGCGGGTTTAAAAGCACATGATCGAGCGCTGTACATTAAGTCCGGTTGGATACGCGATCCCTACATCACTTTTGGGCCTGACGGTTTTTATTACCTGACCGGAACTCAGCCAAACGAAGGTGACCCCCGCGAAGCCATCAATCCATACAATATTGGGTTGGGCGACGAGAGCATCGTTGGGAATCAGATTCGCGTCTACCGAAGCAAGGATCTCACAAAGTGGGAATCGCTCGGCACTGTGTTTTCAACTTCAGATTTGCTGAAGCAAGAAAATCGCAACAACAGTCCGAATGCAAAACGCATTTGGGCTCCCGAGGTTCACTGGATGCCAAACTTAGCGGGAACCGGTCGCTGGGCGCTCGTTCATTGTCCGAAACAAGTTTCCAGCCTGGCGCTCTCGCCCGGCAAAGATTTGTCCGGGCCATGGACGCATTCCATGCAAGGTGCGATGGGCGAGCGGCACGACCCGTCCTTGTTTACTGACGATGACGGCAGCGTCTGGATGCTGTGGGGGAATACCTTCGTTGCCCCACTGAATGAGGACTTGTCGAAGTACACGGGCAAGCCAGTTCGCATCGATCCCTCGGACACTCGCCCAGGCCCCGACGGTGAATTGATCCGCCGCATCGGCCACGAAGGCGCAACGATGATCAAAGTGGGCGGCAAGTACGTGCATCTGGGCACTGCCTGGTCGACCGATCAGGGACGCAAGGGATCGTACAATCTTTACTACAGCGTCGCCGACAACATCACCGGTCCCTACGGCCCGCGTAGATTCGCTGGTCGATTCCTGGGACACGGAACTCCCTTCCAAGACAAGGATGGAAAATGGTGGTGTACCGCGTTCTTCAACGCCAATGTTCCACCGCTGCCGCGCGAAGGAATCGAACAACGCGACATTGGCGACAACGCACAAACGATTAACGAACAAGGCGTCACGATCGTTCCGCTCGATGTTCGCGTGCTCGAAAATGGCGAAGTTTTTATTCGAGCCAAAGACCCTGCGTATGCAACGCCCGGCCCGGATGAAGCTCAGAAATTTTCGTCATGA
- a CDS encoding CBS domain-containing protein — MKKNEPVTRIMSTDLVTVHDHEPVSKLRKVFEDGDIHHVPIVSGEKLVGIISSNDLMRISFGEFGNQDGKELDAILDHTFTIDGVMNKNPVSLPVSGSIRDAARLLVTHRFHALPVVDDGKLVGIVTSTDLMHFLAEL, encoded by the coding sequence ATGAAAAAGAACGAACCTGTTACCCGCATCATGTCTACTGATTTGGTCACGGTCCATGACCACGAACCTGTTTCAAAACTGCGCAAGGTATTTGAGGATGGCGACATTCATCACGTGCCCATCGTTAGCGGCGAAAAATTGGTTGGCATCATCAGCTCGAACGATCTGATGCGGATCTCGTTTGGCGAATTCGGAAACCAGGATGGCAAGGAGCTTGACGCGATCTTGGATCACACATTCACGATTGACGGTGTGATGAACAAGAACCCAGTATCGTTGCCCGTTTCGGGGTCGATCCGTGATGCCGCTCGTTTGTTGGTCACGCACCGCTTCCATGCCCTGCCTGTCGTCGACGACGGAAAACTGGTTGGCATCGTGACTTCCACCGACCTGATGCATTTCCTAGCCGAACTGTGA
- a CDS encoding arylsulfatase — MMSLAQVTRLILFVLLQAGSLSYAERPNIVVILADDLGYSDLGCYGGEISTPNIDALANAGVRMTQVYNSARCCPSRASLMTGLYPTQAGIGDFTTSQPSPDRGPGYQGRLRDDCATIAEVLKPAGYNCYYVGKWHMHHETGPIKRGFDEFYGYTFDHSHDQYDAEYYERLPADRVKEIDASADDFYATDVFNDYAIEFIKQGQKSEKPWLLFLGHSSPHFPVQAPAERADKYDEVYRRGWDILREERFERMQKLGLVDGDHWKLSPRSIVPVDKSAIANGFSGEPNPAWDSLEEDRQLDLARRMAIFAAMVEGVDNGVGQLVSHLKSTGDLDNTLILFLSDNGACYEWGPFGFDGQSRRGETTLRTGDKIREIGQRGTHQSYGSVWANLGNTPFRLYKHFTHEGGISTPFIAHWPKGIGKPNKWVRDPAHLMDILPTLIDAAEATYPQELKGNRITPLEGKSLLPAFMGESLPDRTIGFDHQAAHAIRQGDWKAVYAKRMPHELKWELYNLAEDRCEMNDLAEKDPERVKKMTADWDAWARRVGVIWKPQDNVRSLKTDSPQIANRMLRLEQTVESQSPNGVALAHGGNQHGYALHFINGKPAFDIRINGKVKRLLAEDPVSGTITLTATLSTDTMTLSVDGGDSISQPSHGLIPVQPIDDLSIGLDERTSAGDYKSPNPFNGVVLRHALHATNPEQQR, encoded by the coding sequence ATGATGAGTCTCGCTCAAGTTACCCGCCTCATTCTATTCGTCTTGCTGCAGGCTGGCAGCCTGAGTTACGCAGAACGACCAAACATCGTTGTCATCTTGGCTGATGACTTGGGGTATTCAGATCTTGGCTGTTATGGCGGCGAAATCAGCACGCCCAATATCGATGCGTTGGCAAACGCTGGCGTGCGGATGACACAGGTCTATAACTCGGCGCGGTGCTGTCCAAGTCGCGCTTCGTTGATGACGGGACTTTATCCGACACAGGCTGGGATTGGCGACTTCACAACTAGCCAACCCAGTCCGGATCGCGGACCGGGATACCAGGGCCGACTGCGAGACGACTGTGCGACGATCGCAGAAGTACTGAAGCCAGCCGGATACAATTGCTACTACGTTGGCAAATGGCACATGCACCACGAAACGGGACCGATCAAACGCGGCTTCGACGAATTTTATGGCTACACGTTTGATCATTCGCATGACCAATACGATGCAGAGTATTACGAGCGTTTGCCGGCGGACCGGGTGAAAGAAATCGATGCTTCGGCGGACGACTTCTATGCGACAGACGTTTTCAATGACTACGCAATTGAGTTCATCAAGCAGGGCCAGAAGAGCGAAAAACCGTGGCTTTTGTTTCTCGGTCACTCTTCTCCGCACTTCCCCGTTCAGGCTCCCGCCGAGCGAGCCGACAAGTACGACGAGGTCTATCGTCGCGGCTGGGACATATTGCGTGAAGAACGTTTTGAGCGAATGCAAAAATTGGGATTGGTCGATGGCGATCATTGGAAGTTATCGCCGAGGTCGATCGTCCCTGTCGATAAATCCGCGATCGCAAACGGCTTTTCTGGCGAGCCAAACCCGGCATGGGATTCGCTTGAAGAAGACCGGCAACTTGATCTCGCACGACGCATGGCAATCTTCGCCGCTATGGTCGAAGGCGTTGACAACGGCGTCGGCCAACTTGTTTCGCATTTGAAGTCAACCGGCGACCTCGACAACACGTTGATCCTGTTCCTAAGCGACAATGGAGCGTGTTACGAATGGGGGCCGTTTGGATTTGATGGGCAGTCTCGCCGTGGCGAAACAACTTTACGGACGGGTGATAAAATTCGCGAGATTGGTCAGCGCGGCACCCACCAGTCGTACGGAAGCGTCTGGGCAAATCTTGGCAACACCCCGTTTCGACTCTACAAACATTTTACGCACGAAGGTGGCATCAGCACTCCGTTCATTGCCCATTGGCCAAAAGGAATCGGCAAACCGAACAAGTGGGTGCGTGATCCAGCGCACCTGATGGATATTCTTCCCACACTGATCGATGCAGCCGAGGCAACGTATCCGCAAGAGCTCAAGGGAAACCGAATCACGCCGCTCGAAGGCAAAAGCCTGCTTCCGGCATTCATGGGTGAATCGTTGCCGGACCGAACCATTGGCTTTGACCATCAAGCTGCCCACGCTATCCGCCAAGGTGACTGGAAAGCAGTCTACGCCAAGCGAATGCCGCATGAGTTGAAGTGGGAACTGTACAACTTGGCCGAAGATCGCTGCGAGATGAATGACTTGGCTGAAAAAGACCCTGAACGAGTTAAAAAGATGACTGCGGACTGGGACGCGTGGGCACGGCGAGTTGGTGTGATCTGGAAACCGCAAGACAACGTTCGCAGCTTGAAGACGGACTCACCACAGATCGCAAATCGCATGCTAAGACTTGAACAGACGGTCGAATCACAATCGCCCAATGGAGTCGCGCTCGCGCATGGCGGCAACCAACACGGCTATGCGTTGCACTTCATCAATGGCAAACCAGCGTTTGATATTCGCATCAACGGGAAAGTCAAACGACTGCTCGCCGAAGATCCTGTTTCGGGAACAATCACACTCACTGCAACTCTTTCCACGGACACAATGACGTTGTCAGTCGACGGAGGCGATTCAATCAGCCAGCCGTCACACGGACTCATTCCAGTACAGCCAATCGACGATCTCAGCATCGGCTTAGACGAAAGAACATCAGCCGGCGACTACAAGTCTCCAAATCCGTTCAATGGAGTAGTCCTCCGCCACGCGTTGCACGCTACCAACCCAGAACAACAACGCTAA
- the fbaA gene encoding class II fructose-bisphosphate aldolase: MSDSQIKPGVVSGKALDRLLRHANENNYAMPAVNVVGTDSVNAVLEAAAAVNSPVMVQFSNGGGVFYAGKSLSNDGQKAAIAGCVSGAQHVHAMAEHYGVPVVLHTDHCAKKLLPWIDGLLDAGEKHFAATGKPLYSSHMLDLSEEPLEENISISKKYFERMNKMDMLIEVELGITGGEEDGVDNSDVDSSKLYTQPSEVAYVYEELSKVSPRFTIAAAFGNVHGVYKPGNVSLQPIILKNSQDYIIEKFGTGKLPVNFVFHGGSGSTREEIREAIDYGAIKMNLDTDMQWATWKGVLDFYKKNEGYLQTQLGNPDGADKPNKKYYDPRAWLRCGQVSFVDRLKTAFEDLNCVNRCEGLV; the protein is encoded by the coding sequence ATGAGCGATTCACAAATCAAGCCGGGTGTTGTGTCCGGCAAAGCCCTCGATCGTTTGCTGCGTCACGCCAACGAAAACAACTACGCCATGCCTGCGGTGAACGTCGTCGGTACGGACTCCGTTAACGCTGTGCTGGAAGCGGCCGCGGCAGTGAACTCGCCCGTCATGGTGCAGTTTTCCAACGGTGGCGGCGTGTTTTACGCTGGCAAGAGCCTGTCGAACGATGGCCAAAAAGCGGCGATCGCCGGTTGCGTTTCCGGTGCTCAGCACGTTCATGCGATGGCCGAACACTACGGCGTACCAGTTGTTCTGCACACCGACCACTGTGCCAAAAAACTGTTGCCTTGGATCGACGGTTTGCTGGATGCCGGTGAAAAGCACTTTGCTGCCACGGGCAAGCCGCTCTACAGCTCGCACATGCTGGATTTGTCGGAAGAGCCGCTCGAAGAGAACATCTCGATCAGCAAGAAGTACTTCGAACGCATGAACAAAATGGACATGCTGATCGAAGTCGAGCTGGGCATCACCGGCGGCGAAGAAGACGGCGTCGACAACTCGGACGTTGACAGCAGCAAGCTGTACACCCAGCCATCCGAAGTCGCCTATGTCTACGAAGAACTCAGCAAGGTGTCGCCTCGCTTCACGATCGCTGCTGCGTTCGGAAATGTTCACGGCGTTTACAAGCCGGGCAACGTTAGTCTGCAACCGATCATCCTGAAGAACTCGCAGGACTACATCATCGAGAAGTTCGGCACCGGCAAATTGCCAGTGAACTTTGTGTTCCACGGTGGATCGGGATCGACCCGCGAAGAAATTCGCGAAGCGATCGACTACGGAGCGATCAAGATGAACTTGGATACCGACATGCAATGGGCAACCTGGAAGGGCGTCCTGGACTTCTACAAGAAGAACGAAGGTTACCTACAAACTCAATTGGGCAACCCAGACGGTGCCGACAAGCCAAACAAAAAGTACTACGACCCACGTGCTTGGTTGCGTTGCGGCCAAGTATCGTTTGTTGACCGCTTGAAGACGGCTTTCGAAGACCTGAACTGCGTCAATCGCTGCGAAGGCCTCGTTTAG
- the ppk2 gene encoding polyphosphate kinase 2: MSEEAKSVSAERTRVEQGAKSRGKTKSDPKLAKPRPVRKGDVASAKTQKGIERYTVGEAIEAAQEAKVNAVKDIIGKTPPYDVDTLAAVLHGIINGASTDDAEVLRNALLRQPYAPKPGDPTTDDALAANWREGAYPYKNLMTRKRYEKEKYKLQVELLKLQSWVRKTGQRLVILFEGRDAAGKGGTIKRFMEHLNPRGARVVALEKPTEAERGQWYFQRYIEHLPTAGEIVLFDRSWYNRAGVERVMGFCSDKEYQEFMLQVPEFEKSLIRSNTHLMKFWFSVSQDEQKRRFDARTIHPLKQWKLSPIDLASLDKWDDYTSAKEAMFHHTDLPESPWIVIKSDCKKRARLNCMRYVLDRMPYDGKDESRISDVDPLLVGRASAVYELG; encoded by the coding sequence ATGAGCGAAGAAGCGAAGTCGGTGTCGGCCGAAAGAACGCGAGTCGAGCAAGGGGCGAAATCTCGAGGAAAAACGAAGTCAGATCCGAAACTCGCGAAGCCTAGGCCGGTGCGCAAAGGAGATGTCGCGTCCGCGAAAACGCAAAAGGGTATCGAGCGTTATACGGTCGGTGAAGCCATCGAAGCGGCGCAGGAGGCTAAGGTCAACGCGGTAAAGGACATCATCGGCAAGACGCCGCCGTACGACGTTGACACTCTGGCCGCAGTACTGCACGGGATCATCAATGGTGCGTCCACTGACGACGCCGAAGTGCTTCGAAACGCGTTGCTGCGACAACCGTACGCTCCCAAACCTGGTGATCCGACGACGGACGATGCGTTGGCCGCGAATTGGCGCGAGGGTGCGTATCCGTACAAGAATTTGATGACTCGCAAGCGGTACGAGAAAGAAAAGTACAAGCTGCAGGTCGAGTTGTTGAAGTTGCAATCGTGGGTTCGAAAGACGGGACAGCGGTTAGTAATTTTGTTTGAAGGTCGCGACGCGGCAGGCAAGGGAGGCACGATCAAGCGGTTCATGGAGCACTTGAATCCTCGCGGTGCTCGAGTTGTCGCGTTAGAGAAGCCAACCGAGGCGGAACGTGGCCAGTGGTATTTCCAGCGGTACATCGAGCACTTGCCCACGGCCGGCGAAATCGTGTTGTTTGATCGATCGTGGTACAACCGCGCCGGAGTTGAACGGGTGATGGGATTCTGCAGTGATAAGGAATACCAGGAATTTATGTTGCAGGTTCCAGAGTTCGAAAAGAGCTTGATTCGCAGTAACACGCACCTGATGAAGTTTTGGTTTTCGGTCAGCCAGGATGAACAGAAACGACGCTTCGACGCGCGGACGATTCACCCGCTAAAGCAGTGGAAGCTGTCACCCATCGATTTGGCGTCGCTCGACAAGTGGGACGACTACACCAGCGCCAAAGAAGCGATGTTTCATCACACTGATTTGCCTGAGTCGCCTTGGATCGTGATCAAGTCTGACTGCAAGAAACGCGCACGCCTGAACTGTATGAGATACGTCTTGGATCGCATGCCCTATGACGGCAAGGACGAGTCTCGAATTTCGGACGTCGATCCATTGTTGGTCGGGCGTGCCAGCGCGGTTTACGAACTCGGATAG